One Fusarium oxysporum f. sp. lycopersici 4287 chromosome 8, whole genome shotgun sequence genomic region harbors:
- a CDS encoding ATP-dependent RNA helicase SUB2, protein MSHEEDLIDYSDEEIGGNETTATTSNGKKGELAAGNNVDKKGSYVGIHSTGFRDFLLKAELIRAIGDCGFEHPSEVQQTCIPQALLGGDIICQAKSGLGKTAVFVLATLQQVEPVNGEVSVVVMCHTRELAYQIRDEYNRFSKYMPDIKTGVFYGGTPIKTDMETLKNKDTCPHIIVGTPGRLKALVRDKALRLGSVRIFVLDECDKMLDQPDMRTDVQDVFRATPPQKQVMMFSATLSEEVKPICRKFMQNPTEHYVDEDTKLTLHGLQQFYIKLEEKEKNRKLNELLDELQFNQVIIFVRSTVRATELDKLLRECNFPSIAVHSGVSQEERIRRYKEFKEFKKRICVATDVFGRGIDIERINLAINYDLSNDASSYLHRVGRAGRFGTKGLAISFVSTDQDQEVLKEIEKRFEVALPEFPKEGVDASTYMAS, encoded by the exons ATGTCTCACGAGGAAGATCTCATTGATTACTCCGATGAGGAGATCGGTGGTAACGAAACCACTGCTACCACCTCCAAcggcaagaagggcgagCTTGCTGCCGGCAACAATGTCGACAAGAAGGGCAGCTACGTCGGCATTCATTCCACCGGTTTCCGCGATTTTCTTTTGAAGGCTGAGTTAATTCGCGCCATCGGCGACTGCGGTTTCGAACATCCATCGGAGG TTCAACAAACCTGTATCCCCCAGGCACTCCTCGGTGGTGATATCATCTGCCAGGCCAAGTCTGGTCTAGGAAAGACAGCTGTCTTCGTTCTCGCTACCCTTCAGCAGGTCGAGCCTGTGAACGGAGAGGTCTCCGTCGTTGTTATGTGCCACACCCGAGAGCTGGCTTACCAGATCCGTGACGAGTACAACCGTTTCAGCAAGTACATGCCCGATATCAAGACCGGTGTGTTCTATGGTGGAACTCCCATCAAGACCGACATGGAGACACTCAAGAATAAGGACACTTGCCCTCACATCATCGTGGGTACTCCTGGACGTCTTAAGGCCCTCGTTCGTGACAAGGCCCTACGTCTGGGCAGTGTTCGCATCTTCGTGCTTGATGAGTGTGACAAGATGCTTGATCAGCCTG ATATGCGTACGGATGTGCAAGATGTTTTCCGCGCTACGCCTCCTCAGAAGCAGGTTATGATGTTCTCGGCCACCTTGTCCGAGGAGGTAAAACCTATTTGCCGAAAGTTCATGCAGAACCCGACCGAGCACTACGTCGACGAGGACACTAAGCTCACTCTTCATGGTCTTCAGCAGTTCTATATCAAGttggaagaaaaggagaagaatcgCAAGCTCAACGAGCTCTTGGATGAACTCCAGTTCAACCAGGTCATTATTTTCGTCCGTAGCACTGTTCGTGCCACTGAGCTTGACAAGCTCCTCAGGGAGTGTAACTTTCCTTCTATTGCCGTCCACTCTGGCGTCAGTCAGGAAGAACG TATTCGTCGCTACAAGGAGttcaaggagttcaagaagagaatCTGCGTTGCTACCGATGTCTTTGGACGAGGTATTGATATTGAGCGTATCAACCTCGCCATCAACTACGACTTGTCCAACGATGCCAGCTCCTACCTGCACCGTGTCGGTCGTGCTGGACGATTCGGTACCAAGGGATTGGCCATCTCGTTCGTCAGCACcgaccaagaccaagaggTGCTTAAGGAGATCGAGAAGCGATTCGAAGTCGCCCTTCC TGAATTCCCCAAGGAGGGTGTCGATGCCAGCACTTACATGGCCTCTTAA
- a CDS encoding ATP-dependent RNA helicase SUB2, whose amino-acid sequence MCHTRELAYQIRDEYNRFSKYMPDIKTGVFYGGTPIKTDMETLKNKDTCPHIIVGTPGRLKALVRDKALRLGSVRIFVLDECDKMLDQPDMRTDVQDVFRATPPQKQVMMFSATLSEEVKPICRKFMQNPTEHYVDEDTKLTLHGLQQFYIKLEEKEKNRKLNELLDELQFNQVIIFVRSTVRATELDKLLRECNFPSIAVHSGVSQEERIRRYKEFKEFKKRICVATDVFGRGIDIERINLAINYDLSNDASSYLHRVGRAGRFGTKGLAISFVSTDQDQEVLKEIEKRFEVALPYVASLLFSSLFQ is encoded by the exons ATGTGCCACACCCGAGAGCTGGCTTACCAGATCCGTGACGAGTACAACCGTTTCAGCAAGTACATGCCCGATATCAAGACCGGTGTGTTCTATGGTGGAACTCCCATCAAGACCGACATGGAGACACTCAAGAATAAGGACACTTGCCCTCACATCATCGTGGGTACTCCTGGACGTCTTAAGGCCCTCGTTCGTGACAAGGCCCTACGTCTGGGCAGTGTTCGCATCTTCGTGCTTGATGAGTGTGACAAGATGCTTGATCAGCCTG ATATGCGTACGGATGTGCAAGATGTTTTCCGCGCTACGCCTCCTCAGAAGCAGGTTATGATGTTCTCGGCCACCTTGTCCGAGGAGGTAAAACCTATTTGCCGAAAGTTCATGCAGAACCCGACCGAGCACTACGTCGACGAGGACACTAAGCTCACTCTTCATGGTCTTCAGCAGTTCTATATCAAGttggaagaaaaggagaagaatcgCAAGCTCAACGAGCTCTTGGATGAACTCCAGTTCAACCAGGTCATTATTTTCGTCCGTAGCACTGTTCGTGCCACTGAGCTTGACAAGCTCCTCAGGGAGTGTAACTTTCCTTCTATTGCCGTCCACTCTGGCGTCAGTCAGGAAGAACG TATTCGTCGCTACAAGGAGttcaaggagttcaagaagagaatCTGCGTTGCTACCGATGTCTTTGGACGAGGTATTGATATTGAGCGTATCAACCTCGCCATCAACTACGACTTGTCCAACGATGCCAGCTCCTACCTGCACCGTGTCGGTCGTGCTGGACGATTCGGTACCAAGGGATTGGCCATCTCGTTCGTCAGCACcgaccaagaccaagaggTGCTTAAGGAGATCGAGAAGCGATTCGAAGTCGCCCTTCCGTATGTTGcttcccttctcttctcttcattGTTCCAGTGA
- a CDS encoding ATP-dependent RNA helicase SUB2, whose product MCHTRELAYQIRDEYNRFSKYMPDIKTGVFYGGTPIKTDMETLKNKDTCPHIIVGTPGRLKALVRDKALRLGSVRIFVLDECDKMLDQPDMRTDVQDVFRATPPQKQVMMFSATLSEEVKPICRKFMQNPTEHYVDEDTKLTLHGLQQFYIKLEEKEKNRKLNELLDELQFNQVIIFVRSTVRATELDKLLRECNFPSIAVHSGVSQEERIRRYKEFKEFKKRICVATDVFGRGIDIERINLAINYDLSNDASSYLHRVGRAGRFGTKGLAISFVSTDQDQEVLKEIEKRFEVALPEFPKEGVDASTYMAS is encoded by the exons ATGTGCCACACCCGAGAGCTGGCTTACCAGATCCGTGACGAGTACAACCGTTTCAGCAAGTACATGCCCGATATCAAGACCGGTGTGTTCTATGGTGGAACTCCCATCAAGACCGACATGGAGACACTCAAGAATAAGGACACTTGCCCTCACATCATCGTGGGTACTCCTGGACGTCTTAAGGCCCTCGTTCGTGACAAGGCCCTACGTCTGGGCAGTGTTCGCATCTTCGTGCTTGATGAGTGTGACAAGATGCTTGATCAGCCTG ATATGCGTACGGATGTGCAAGATGTTTTCCGCGCTACGCCTCCTCAGAAGCAGGTTATGATGTTCTCGGCCACCTTGTCCGAGGAGGTAAAACCTATTTGCCGAAAGTTCATGCAGAACCCGACCGAGCACTACGTCGACGAGGACACTAAGCTCACTCTTCATGGTCTTCAGCAGTTCTATATCAAGttggaagaaaaggagaagaatcgCAAGCTCAACGAGCTCTTGGATGAACTCCAGTTCAACCAGGTCATTATTTTCGTCCGTAGCACTGTTCGTGCCACTGAGCTTGACAAGCTCCTCAGGGAGTGTAACTTTCCTTCTATTGCCGTCCACTCTGGCGTCAGTCAGGAAGAACG TATTCGTCGCTACAAGGAGttcaaggagttcaagaagagaatCTGCGTTGCTACCGATGTCTTTGGACGAGGTATTGATATTGAGCGTATCAACCTCGCCATCAACTACGACTTGTCCAACGATGCCAGCTCCTACCTGCACCGTGTCGGTCGTGCTGGACGATTCGGTACCAAGGGATTGGCCATCTCGTTCGTCAGCACcgaccaagaccaagaggTGCTTAAGGAGATCGAGAAGCGATTCGAAGTCGCCCTTCC TGAATTCCCCAAGGAGGGTGTCGATGCCAGCACTTACATGGCCTCTTAA
- a CDS encoding hypothetical protein (At least one base has a quality score < 10): protein MYTIQSRLQRVAWGRIQRTKSNIMAMMLFDGGRGKRREMAAAGYGIVLNAWENESVSKTRRRGELSVGTYGALQDWAAREVLYLAEVSVRDIRTVQPSPL, encoded by the coding sequence ATGTACACGATCCAGAGCAGACTTCAGAGAGTCGCTTGGGGACGGATTCAGAGGACGAAATCGAACATTATGGCGATGATGCTGTTCGATGGGGGGAGGGGGAAAAGGCGGGAGATGGCAGCAGCGGGCTATGGCATAGTTTTGAATGCCTGGGAGAACGAAAGCGTGAGCAAGACCAGGAGGAGAGGCGAGTTGAGCGTCGGTACCTACGGCGCGCTGCAAGATTGGGCAGCGCGTGAGGTACTGTACCTGGCAGAAGTGTCTGTAAGAGATATTCGTACTGTACAACCGAGCCCCTTGTAG